Sequence from the Thermomonas sp. HDW16 genome:
CTTCTTCTTGGTCTTGGTTGCTGCTGGCTTGGCCATGATTTATTCCTTACTTCCTGATGGCCTTGCGCGGACCCTTGCGGGTACGTGCATTGGTACGGGTGCGCTGGCCACGCAGCGGCAGGCCGCGACGGTGGCGCAGGCCGCGGTAGCAGGCCAGGTCCATCAGGCGCTTGATCGCCATGCCGATCTCGCGACGCAGGTCGCCTTCGACGACGAACTTGCCGACTTCGGCGCGCAGGCGCTCGACGTCCGGCTCGGACAGGTCGCGGATCTTGGTCGACGAATTCACGCCGGCCGATTCGCAGACCTGCTTGGAACGGGTACGGCCAATGCCGTAGATGCTTTGCAGCCCGACCCAGACATGCTTCTGGGCAGGCAGGTTGACGCCCGCAATACGCGCCATAAGGCGATCTCCGATAACGAAAGGCACCGGATTTGGCAATCCGGCGCGGTGAACATGAAATTATAACCCGATTCCGATGATTCAGGAAGCCCCGGCCCCGAAAGCCCGTTGCCCGGCATGGGGAGTGTGCCCATGCTCCGGCGATGGTGCCGAACTGGCAGCCCCGGATGGCTTCCTTTTGGGAAAGCTGGCCGGCCTGCCCGCGCGCTACTCCGGCGCGCGGATCGGTTCGGTACCACCCACGCCCGGAATCGCTGCGTGAGTCGCCCATTGTGCCGACCGGGGCGCGATGCCCGGCTCGGCGGTTGTTCCATTCTTCCAGCGAATTGAAATCCGCGGGAATCAGCGGCCTCGCGAGCCGCCTTTCAAATTCGCTTTCTTCAGCAGGCTCTCGTACTGGTGCGACATCAGATGCGCCTGGATCTGCGCGATGAAGTCCATCACCACCACCACCACGATCAGCAGTGAGGTACCGCCGAAGTAGAACGAGGTGCCCAGCTCGGTGCGCATCACTTCCGGCAACAGGCAGACCAGTACCAGATACAGCGAACCGGCCAGGGTCAACCGGGTCAGCACGCCATCGATGTAGTCGGCGGTGGCCTTGCCCGGCCGGATGCCCGGAATCAGCGCGCCCGACTTCTTCAGATTGTCCGCAGTTTCCTGGGAGTTGAACACCAACGCCGTGTAGAAGAACGCAAAGCCGATGATCAACGCAGCCAGCAGGATCATGTGCAGCGGCTCGCCCGGTGACAGCATCTGGCTGAACTTCTGCAACCAAGCGGTCGCCGGGCTACCGGACTGGCCGAACCAGGTCGAGGCGGTGGCCGGGAACATGATGATCGACGAGGCGAAGATCGGCGGGATCACGCCCGACATGTTGAGCTTGAGCGGCAGGAACGAACTCTGGTTCATGTACGCGCCGCGGCCACCCTGGCGACGCGCGTAGTTCACGGTGAT
This genomic interval carries:
- the rpsM gene encoding 30S ribosomal protein S13, which translates into the protein MARIAGVNLPAQKHVWVGLQSIYGIGRTRSKQVCESAGVNSSTKIRDLSEPDVERLRAEVGKFVVEGDLRREIGMAIKRLMDLACYRGLRHRRGLPLRGQRTRTNARTRKGPRKAIRK